TCGGTGAGCAGAATCATCAGGCGACTCTTGGCGTCGGAAGCCTTCAATCGGTTGACGCCGGAAGCGATCGCGTTTCCGATCGCCGTGCCATCGGGAATGCTTCCGATCTCGACGCCTTCCAGATGCGTCAGCAGGATGTCGTGGTCGAGGGTGAGCGGTGTCTTCGTGAGAGCATGACGGGCGAAGACGATCATGCCCAGGCGGTCGTTGTCGCGGCGCGAGATGAAGTCGGAAACGACCTCCTTCGCGACCAGCAAGCGGTTGTTCGGCCGAAAATCCTCGGCGAGCATGCTCGAGGAGACGTCGATCACCAGCATGATGTCGACGCCTTCGGCACGGATCTCCTCGCCGGCAACCCCCCGCTGAGGCCTGGCGAGGGCCACCACGAGCAGTGCGAGCGCGCACAGCCGGAGGGCAAAGGGGAGCCAGTGGAGCCGGACGGCCAGGGAAGGTTCGAGCCGTCGGAGCATCGAGGTTTCCGAGTACCGCAGTGCCGGCTCGCCTCCCGATCTCCGCAGGAACCACACGATGAGAAGGGGAACGAGGCCCAGTCCGAGCAGCAGCCAGGGATGAGCGAGCCGGCTCACGCAATCGCCTCCTCGTGCGCCGATGGACGTGTCTCGGCGACGAAACGCTCGGCGAGAGCGAAACATCCGCGCGCGTTATCGGCTCCGAGCATCAGCTTCGCGAACTTCACCAGGTCCGACTGTTCCAGAATAGCGCGGAGGTCGGCATGACCGTTTCCCAGATCGGCCAGTATCTCCGAAGTCGTCCGCTCGAGATAGGGCACTTCGAACCGCCTGCCCGCATAACGTTTCATGATCTCGGCAAGTTCCGAGTAGAACGCGAGAATCTCCCCTTTCTCGATGAGCTCCTTGTCGGCGAGGCGCCTCAGCGCTGCCTCCGCCTCCACATCCGCTGGAGGGGGAGGATCCGGCGCCGGGGCCTTGGCCAAGGGAGCTTTACGGAGCTTCGCCATAACGACATAGGCGATCCCCGCTGCCAGCAACGCAACGAGCGGCCATAGAAGGCGATAATCCCTTGGAACCGAGAGACCCACGGGATCCTTGATGTCGTGGATTTCGGTGACGTCGGGTGTCAGTGAAGTCGAAAGCCGCACGGGGATCTCTTCGGTGACGAGCTCTCGAACTTCCTCGTTCTCGTCTCGGTAGTGAAGCCGCAGGGCGGGAATCGTAAGCTCGCCGGGGAGACGGTAGGCCGCAAGCCGATAAGAGAGCCGCGTCTCGAACGGCGACACGTCTTCCGTTGTGTGCTCCAAAACCTCGAAAGGGTCGAAATCGGCGGCGAGAGGAGGCTGGTAGTGGCCCCCAGGGGGATGGGTAATCGTCAAGGTCAGGGTGAAGTCCTGGCCTACTTGAACCTCGTTCCCGTCGGTGGCCGCACTCACCGACCACTCGACCGGCCCTTCGGGCGGGAGCTCGGGCGAGGGTGCCTCCCGGCAGCCACTCGCGACGACGAGCGCGCAAACGAGTATCCTCCTCATCGCCGCAGCCGCTTCGCCCTCATTTGAAAGAAACGCATGAGCGGCAGATCGTAGGGCACGTCGGTGTGGATCTCGATGACGTCGATACCCATTCCCTTGAGCTCTTCCCGCTGCCGGTCGCGCCGCTCGGCGATCCAACCGCGATAGGTCTCCATCGCTTTGCCATCCGAGGTATCGAGAAGAAGTCTTCGGTTCGACTCGGCGTCCTCGAGCACGACGAGCCCGATCGGTGGCAGCAACGCTTCGCGGGGATCGGCGATGACCACCGAGATCAGATCGTGTTTCCTCGCGGCGACGCGCAGAGGCTTGTCGAAGCCCGAGTCGAGATAGTCGGACAGCAGAAAGACGACCGCGCGCTTGCGGGTGATGCGGTTCAGGTACTCACAGGCCCGAGCGATATTGGTACCGCTTCCCCGGGGCTCGAAATAGAGGAGATCGCGGATCACTCGCAGTACGTGGGCCCTCCCCTTACGTGCGGGCACGTACATCTCGACGTCGTCGGTGAATACGATCGCGCCCACGCGGTCGTTGTTCTTGATGGCGCTGAAGGCCAGCAGCGCACCCATTTCCGCGGCAACCTCCCGCTTGAACCGCGATCTCGTTCCGAAATCCGCCGAGCCGCTGGCGTCGAGCACCAGAAGTACGGTGAGCTCTCTCTCCTCGGTGAACTTCTTGACGTGAATCGTTCCGGTGCGCGAGGTCACGTTCCAGTCGATGGTGCGGATGTCGTCTCCCATCTGGTACTCGCGCACCTCGGAAAACTCCATGCCGCGGCCCTTGAAGATGCTGTGGTACTCGCCAGCGAGCGCATCGGTAACCAGGCGCCGAGTCTGGATCTCGATGCGACGGACCTTCTCGAGAACCTCACGAGGAAGCATGACCGACCAAAGCAGGAAGGCTAGGGCACCTCCACGGTGTCGAAGATGCGGCGAATGATCTCTTCCGGCTCGACGTTTTCCGCCTCCGCCTCGTAGGAGAGGATGATGCGGTGGCGCAAGACGTCGGGGCCGACCGACTTCACATCCTCGGGTGTGACGTAGCCTCGCGAACGAATGAAGGCATGTGCCCGCGCCGCCTGGGCGAGATAGAGCGTCGCCCGCGGCGAGGCCCCGAACTCGACCAGCGGCCCGATGTCGAGACCGAGCTCGGCCGGCTCTCTCGTAGCAAAGACGACCGACAAGATGTATTCCTTGATGCGCTCGTCCATGTAGACCTCTTCGACGACTTTTCGCGCTCGCAGAACGTCATCGGCTTCGACCACACGAGCCGCGCGCGGCTGGTCCTCTCTCGACATGCGCTCGAGTATCTCGCGCTCTTCCTTCCGGTTGGGATACTGGAGCTTGAGCTTCAGCATGAACCGGTCGATCTGAGCCTCGGGAAGAGGATAGGTGCCTTCCTGCTCGATGGGATTCTGCGTTGCCAGCACGACGAAGGGCTCGGAAAGCGCGTAGGTCGTATCCCCGATCGTCACCTGGCGCTCCTGCATCGCTTCGAGGAGCGCGCTCTGCACCTTGGCCGGCGCACGATTGATCTCGTCGGCGAGGAGGAAATTGGTGAATATCGGTCCTTTCTTGGGGACAAATACGCTTTCCTTCTGATTGTAGATGAGGGTCCCGACGAGGTCGGCGGGGAGCAGATCGGGCGTGAACTGAATGCGCTGGAACTGCGCGTGGATCGCGTCGGCCAAGCTTCGTACCGCGAGCGTCTTCGCGAGACCGGGAACGCCTTCGAGCAGGACGTGTCCGCGACTCAAGACTCCGATGAGCATGCGGTCGAGCATGTCCTTCTGTCCCACGATGACCTTGGAGAGCTCGGACAGGAGCGTTTGGACGAAGGCGCTTTCCGCCTTGACCCGCTCGTTGATCGCGTCGATTCCCGTCTCCATGGCGCCGCCAAATTATAGCAATTGACGAAACACGGACCATGGGAGTATGTTCGGTAACAATGAGGCCTCTTCGTCAGGCCGGAAAGGATTCGACTCATGAAGGACGTTCTCCGCACCGCCCTCTCGGTGCTCCTGCTCGCGACACCCGCCATCGCCGCGGAATCGGGCTCTAACCTCGGCGCGATCGACTTCCCCAACTCGGGTGCCGCCGAGGCGCAAGACGCCTTCCTGCGAGGGGTAGCCGCTCTGCACAGCTTCTGGTACGAGGAGGCGGCCGAGGCTTTCCAGAACGCACAGGAGATCGATCCGGCTTTCGCCCTGGCTTACTGGGGCGAGGCCATGACCTACAATCATCCCCTCTGGTCCGAGCAAGACATCGCCTCGGCGCGTTCGGTGCTCAGGCGTCTCGGCGAAACGCGGACGGAACGAATGGACAAAGCGCCGACCGAGCGCGAGCGCCTGTATCTCGAAGCGGTGGAAGAGCTGTACGGTGAGGGAGACAAGCTCGACCGCGACCGCGCCTACGAAAAAGCGATGGCGCGGCTGCACCAGAAATTTCCCGAGGACACCGAGGCCGCGGCCTTTCACGCCCTTTCCCTTCTGGGGCTCGTTCGGCCAGGAGAGCATGGCTTCTTTCGCCAGATGAAGGCGGGCGCCATCGTGCTCGATATTTTCCAGAAGCATCCCGATCATCCAGGGGCAGCCCACTACGTCATCCACTCGTTCGACGATCCCGAGCACGCTCCGCTGGCGCTACCGGCTGCCGATCGCTACGCCGAGATCGCGCCCGAGGCCCATCACGCCCTCCACATGCCGTCTCACATTTTCGTCCAGCACGGCATGTGGGACCGGGTCGCCCAGTCCAACCTCGAGTCGTACAACGCCTCGGCGAAATGGGTCGAGAGCAAGGGCCTTTCGATCGAGAAGCGTGATTACCACAGCCTGCAGTGGCGTGCCTACGCGAATCTCCAGCGCGGGGTCTGGGACGACGTCCTCGACGCGGTGAAGATCGTCGAAGACGCGGCGAAGCAGACGCAATCGACCCGGCTCGAGCGAATCCGCTCGTCGATGGAAGCCACCTACCTCATCGAGACCGGCCGTTTCGGCTCCGTCGCGCTGCCCGAGGGGGACGACGATACCAGTCGATACAGCTCGACCGCCAACATGATTCTGGCGGCGGGTATGGGGGCGGCGCAGGCCAAGGACGCGGAACGTACCGCCGAAGCCGCGACCCGCATGGCGAAGCTACGCGCCGAGGCCGAAGGCCGGAGCGACGATTACGCCGCGAAGAACTACGCGATCATGGAGCACGAGCTCTCCGGCCTCGCCGCCATGGTGCGGGGCGATACCGACGCGGCCCTTTCCCATCTCGCCAAGGCGGCCTCGATCGAAGAGGAGCAGGATCCGCCCTCGGGGCCGGCCTATCCCCTCAAGCCGTCGCACGAGCTCTATGGCGAGCTCCTCGCCAAGGCGGGGCGGCACCAGGACGCCGTCCGGGAATTTCAGACGAGCCTGCAGAGGATGCCCAACCGCACGGCCTCGCTTCTCGGCCTCGCGCGCTCGTCCACGCAATTGAAAGACCAGGAAACGGCGACGCGATGCTACGAGATGCTCGAGACGTTCCTACGTGACGCCGATCCCGATGTTCCTTTCCTCGAGGAGGTACGCGGTTTTCAGGCAACCACTGAAGATCGCTGATCGCGTCGCGCGCGGGAGGAGGGTGCCGTGCCCGTGAGATATCGAATTGGGGTGGCATTTCTTGCGCTGGCCGCTGGCGCTTTTGCCCAGCAGACCGACCGCGCCGCGAGGGAGATGGTGAGCGGGGCAACGCACTTCTTGTCGGCGCTCACCGACGAGCAGCTCTCCCTGGCGAAGCTGCCCTTTGCCGGCGAGGAGCGTACCAACTGGCACTACATCCCGCGCGACAGGAAGGGCGTTCCCTACAAGGTCATGACTCCGGCGCAGCGAAAGCTCGCCGACTCGCTTCTCGCGAGCGGTCTCAGTCACGGCGGCATGCGGAAAGCGCTCGAGATCATGTATCTCGATCAGATCCTGTTCGAGAGGGAGCGGCGCGACATCCGCGATCCCGAAGCGTATTACTTCACCGTTTTCGGCGAGCCATCGGCATCGGGAACGTGGGGCTTTCGCGTCGAAGGGCACCACCTGTCGCTCAATTTCAGTCTTCGCGACGGCGAGGTCGCATCCTCGTCACCGGCGTTCATGGGAGCGAACCCCGCCATCGTTCCCGAGGGCTCGCACAAGGGCATGCGGGTTCTCGCCGAGGAAGAGGTCCTCGGCCGTGCGCTCCACGACACCTTGGCCGATCGCCGCGTCCTCATCGACGTCGAAGCGCCGCGCGACATCGTGACC
This sequence is a window from Vicinamibacteria bacterium. Protein-coding genes within it:
- a CDS encoding VWA domain-containing protein, producing the protein MSRLAHPWLLLGLGLVPLLIVWFLRRSGGEPALRYSETSMLRRLEPSLAVRLHWLPFALRLCALALLVVALARPQRGVAGEEIRAEGVDIMLVIDVSSSMLAEDFRPNNRLLVAKEVVSDFISRRDNDRLGMIVFARHALTKTPLTLDHDILLTHLEGVEIGSIPDGTAIGNAIASGVNRLKASDAKSRLMILLTDGENTAGEVDPITAARLAKTFGIKVYTVGVGKGGLVPFPFRDPLYGTVYRNVEIPIDEQTLEQIADLTEGRFFRARDAESLRSVYEEIDTLERTEIEQVQYVRYTELAPRFMVAALGFLLLEALLARTRFSRFP
- a CDS encoding MoxR family ATPase, with the translated sequence METGIDAINERVKAESAFVQTLLSELSKVIVGQKDMLDRMLIGVLSRGHVLLEGVPGLAKTLAVRSLADAIHAQFQRIQFTPDLLPADLVGTLIYNQKESVFVPKKGPIFTNFLLADEINRAPAKVQSALLEAMQERQVTIGDTTYALSEPFVVLATQNPIEQEGTYPLPEAQIDRFMLKLKLQYPNRKEEREILERMSREDQPRAARVVEADDVLRARKVVEEVYMDERIKEYILSVVFATREPAELGLDIGPLVEFGASPRATLYLAQAARAHAFIRSRGYVTPEDVKSVGPDVLRHRIILSYEAEAENVEPEEIIRRIFDTVEVP
- a CDS encoding DUF3500 domain-containing protein, with amino-acid sequence MRYRIGVAFLALAAGAFAQQTDRAAREMVSGATHFLSALTDEQLSLAKLPFAGEERTNWHYIPRDRKGVPYKVMTPAQRKLADSLLASGLSHGGMRKALEIMYLDQILFERERRDIRDPEAYYFTVFGEPSASGTWGFRVEGHHLSLNFSLRDGEVASSSPAFMGANPAIVPEGSHKGMRVLAEEEVLGRALHDTLADRRVLIDVEAPRDIVTEASRRAEIGEPKGVAYADMTPEQKEAMLQLIRLYAYRMRPDLAERELSRIADRGLDAIHFAWAGGAEPGEPHYYRIHGPTFLVEYDNTQNDANHIHTVWRDLEGDFGGVDPLTDHYARSPHHRHLHVSVGAEPSTPDDRHTEPTRR
- a CDS encoding DUF58 domain-containing protein, which translates into the protein MLPREVLEKVRRIEIQTRRLVTDALAGEYHSIFKGRGMEFSEVREYQMGDDIRTIDWNVTSRTGTIHVKKFTEERELTVLLVLDASGSADFGTRSRFKREVAAEMGALLAFSAIKNNDRVGAIVFTDDVEMYVPARKGRAHVLRVIRDLLYFEPRGSGTNIARACEYLNRITRKRAVVFLLSDYLDSGFDKPLRVAARKHDLISVVIADPREALLPPIGLVVLEDAESNRRLLLDTSDGKAMETYRGWIAERRDRQREELKGMGIDVIEIHTDVPYDLPLMRFFQMRAKRLRR